One window of Xanthomonas sp. 10-10 genomic DNA carries:
- a CDS encoding glycoside hydrolase family 95 protein, with amino-acid sequence MLTRRELCKATGAALAVLGAAPVAAQAAASSKHAALPAAAPADALQLWYREPANEWVEALPVGNGRLGAMVWGGIAHERLQLNEDTLYAGGPYDSTSPEGLAALPQVRALIFAGRYAEAEQLADAKLLSRPLKQMPYQPLGDLLLDFDRADGISEYRRQLDLDTALATTSFRSGGALHRREVFVSAQSQCIVVRLSCDRPRAISLRVGIDSPQRGEVTAEQGSLLFSGRNGSFAGIDGKLRFALRVLPQVKGGTVTALRDRLRIEGADEVVLLLTAATSYQRYDMVDGDPLALTAASMQKAGKLDYAALLRAHLADHQRLFRRVAIDLGTSEAAALPTDQRVQQFAGGDDPALAALYHQYGRYLLICSSRPGTQPANLQGIWNDLMQPPWESKYTINVNTEMNYWPSEANALHECVEPLESMLFDLARTGAHTARALYGAPGWVVHNNTDLWRQAGPIDGAKWSLWPMGGVWLLQQLWDRWDYGRDRAYLSKIYPLFKGAAEFFVATLVRDPQTGAMVTNPSMSPENQHPFGAALCAGPTMDAQLLRDLFAQCIAMSKLLKVDAEFAQQLSTLREQLPPNRIGKAGQLQEWQQDWDMQAPEIHHRHVSHLYALHPSSQINLRDTPELAAAAKRTLETRGDNTTGWGIGWRLNLWARLADGEHAYRILQLLISPERTYPNLFDAHPPFQIDGNFGGTAGITEMLLQSWGGSVFLLPALPSAWPRGSVRGLRVRGGASVDLDWDAGRLQQARLHSDRGGRYQLSYAGQTLALELGAGRTQQVGLNNNRLVKQ; translated from the coding sequence GTGCTGACCCGGCGCGAGCTGTGCAAGGCAACCGGGGCAGCGCTTGCGGTCCTGGGCGCCGCACCGGTTGCCGCGCAGGCTGCAGCGTCGTCGAAACACGCCGCGTTGCCGGCCGCCGCGCCCGCCGATGCATTGCAGCTGTGGTACCGAGAACCGGCCAACGAATGGGTGGAGGCTTTGCCGGTCGGCAATGGACGACTCGGCGCGATGGTGTGGGGCGGCATTGCCCACGAGCGCCTGCAACTCAACGAAGACACGCTCTACGCGGGCGGCCCCTACGATTCCACCAGCCCGGAGGGATTGGCCGCGTTGCCGCAGGTGCGTGCGTTGATCTTTGCCGGCCGCTATGCCGAGGCCGAACAGCTGGCCGACGCCAAGCTGCTCTCGCGTCCGCTCAAGCAGATGCCGTACCAACCGCTCGGCGATCTGTTGCTGGATTTCGATCGTGCCGACGGCATCAGCGAGTACCGGCGCCAGCTGGATCTGGATACCGCGCTGGCCACCACCAGCTTCCGCTCCGGCGGCGCGCTGCATCGGCGCGAGGTGTTCGTTTCTGCGCAGTCGCAATGCATCGTGGTGCGTCTGTCGTGCGACCGCCCGCGCGCGATTTCCTTGCGTGTAGGCATCGACAGCCCGCAACGCGGCGAGGTCACGGCAGAGCAGGGCAGTTTGCTGTTCAGCGGCCGCAACGGCAGCTTTGCCGGCATCGACGGCAAGTTGCGCTTTGCGCTGCGCGTGTTGCCGCAGGTCAAAGGCGGCACGGTGACCGCATTGCGCGATCGCTTGCGTATCGAGGGCGCCGATGAAGTGGTGTTGCTGCTCACCGCAGCCACCAGCTACCAGCGTTACGACATGGTCGATGGCGACCCGCTTGCGCTCACCGCAGCCAGCATGCAGAAGGCGGGCAAGCTGGACTACGCGGCATTGCTGCGTGCGCACCTGGCCGATCACCAGCGCCTGTTCCGGCGCGTGGCGATCGACCTGGGTACCAGCGAAGCGGCAGCGCTGCCCACCGATCAACGTGTGCAGCAGTTTGCCGGCGGCGACGACCCGGCATTGGCTGCGCTCTATCATCAATACGGTCGCTATCTGTTGATCTGCAGCTCGCGGCCCGGCACCCAGCCGGCCAACCTGCAGGGCATCTGGAACGACCTGATGCAGCCGCCGTGGGAAAGCAAGTACACCATCAACGTCAACACCGAGATGAACTACTGGCCCAGCGAGGCCAACGCACTGCACGAGTGCGTGGAACCGCTGGAATCCATGCTGTTCGACCTGGCCAGGACCGGCGCGCATACCGCACGTGCGCTCTATGGTGCGCCGGGCTGGGTGGTGCACAACAACACCGATCTATGGCGCCAGGCCGGGCCGATCGATGGCGCCAAGTGGAGCCTGTGGCCGATGGGCGGGGTGTGGCTGCTGCAACAGCTCTGGGACCGCTGGGACTACGGGCGCGACCGTGCGTACCTGAGCAAGATCTACCCGTTGTTCAAGGGCGCGGCTGAGTTCTTCGTCGCCACGCTGGTGCGCGACCCGCAGACCGGTGCGATGGTGACCAACCCGTCGATGTCGCCGGAAAACCAGCATCCGTTCGGTGCCGCCCTCTGCGCCGGCCCGACCATGGATGCGCAGCTGTTGCGCGATCTGTTCGCGCAGTGCATCGCGATGAGCAAGCTGCTGAAGGTGGATGCGGAGTTCGCGCAACAATTGAGCACGCTGCGCGAGCAATTGCCGCCCAACCGCATCGGCAAGGCCGGGCAGTTGCAGGAATGGCAGCAGGACTGGGACATGCAAGCGCCGGAGATCCATCACCGGCACGTCTCGCACCTGTACGCGCTGCATCCGTCCAGCCAGATCAATCTGCGCGACACGCCGGAGCTTGCCGCCGCCGCAAAGCGCACGCTGGAAACGCGCGGCGACAACACCACCGGCTGGGGCATCGGCTGGCGCCTGAATCTTTGGGCACGGCTGGCCGATGGCGAGCATGCGTATCGCATCCTGCAACTGCTGATCTCGCCCGAGCGCACCTACCCGAACCTGTTCGACGCACATCCGCCGTTCCAGATCGACGGCAACTTCGGCGGTACCGCCGGCATTACCGAAATGCTGTTGCAAAGCTGGGGCGGCAGTGTGTTCCTGCTGCCGGCCCTGCCCAGCGCCTGGCCGCGCGGCAGCGTGCGTGGCTTGCGTGTGCGCGGCGGTGCCAGCGTGGATCTGGACTGGGATGCCGGTCGCTTGCAGCAGGCACGCCTGCACAGCGATCGTGGCGGGCGCTATCAACTGTCCTATGCAGGGCAGACCCTGGCCCTGGAACTGGGCGCCGGCCGCACCCAGCAGGTGGGACTCAACAACAACCGATTGGTGAAGCAATGA
- a CDS encoding TIM-barrel domain-containing protein, producing MQTTIRSAGAVPANRRTPLAHCLALSLALLANAAHAQEVRKAADGVTVVPSAKGAAPVRLQVVDAGIIRVSADPDGDFARSPSLMRVPVQGDSAFQLAEQGDSVQLKTGKVTATVSTVDGHVSFADANGKPVLSEVAGGRSFAPLKVEGKQYLSVRQRFQSPDDEALYGFGQHQQGWMNQKGRNVELQQNNIDMAVPYLVSSRNYGLLWDNNSISRLGDPRGLQPLPKTLKLYDAKGKAGALTARYAINGKQIVERRESEVNYQYLSDLTKYPKKAITKDKDSRMQVTWEGEIEALTGGEHTFSLYSSEYAKLYVDGKLIIDRWRQNWNPWNHEFKLELEPGTRHTVKVEWDLIDPSYIALLHRDPLPAAEAKDLSLWSEAGQMIDYYFVSADSYDQAVAGYRELTGKSVMLPKWAYGFWQSRERYKSQDELVGAVAEYRKRKLSLDNIVLDWSYWPENAWGSHDFDPQHFPDPDGMVKAVHDMHAQIMISIWPKFYPTTANYKELDAAGFMYKRNVEVGELDWIGKGYKNSFYDPYSEKAQAIYWRQVNEKLNSKGFDAWWMDADEPDVHSNLDIGERKARTTPNALGSSTEYFNSYPLPHTHGVYVGDRAADDKRVFILSRKGYAGTQRNAVAVWSGDIVSRWDDMRDQISGGVNMALSGLPNWTFDIGGFAVEKRYENQDPAHLPEWRELNTRWFQFGAFVPIFRSHGQFPYREIWNIAPEGTPFYESMAYYNRLRYALLPYIYSLAGDTYQRDGVIMRGMMMDFPNDPKVRDINDQYLFGPAFLVAPVTRFGATSRQVYLPAGSSWLDFATGKRYEGGQSIEAAAPIERMPLFVRAGSIVPTGPVQEYVDQKPDAPLTVVVYTGADGEFSLYEDDGKGYGYEKGEFSRIPLVWNQAKGELSIGKREGSWTGMQAKRTINVRFVDGPRDDAGALEPKTDTSIQYDGKAVSVLQRKIASGKARRR from the coding sequence ATGCAAACCACCATCCGTTCCGCCGGCGCCGTGCCTGCAAACCGACGTACACCGCTTGCCCATTGCCTGGCGTTGTCGCTGGCCCTGCTGGCCAATGCCGCGCATGCGCAGGAAGTGCGCAAGGCCGCCGATGGCGTCACCGTGGTGCCGAGCGCCAAGGGCGCCGCCCCGGTGCGCCTGCAGGTGGTCGATGCCGGCATCATCCGCGTCAGCGCCGACCCGGACGGCGACTTCGCACGCAGCCCCAGCCTGATGCGCGTGCCGGTGCAGGGCGATAGCGCCTTCCAGCTGGCCGAACAGGGCGACAGCGTGCAGCTGAAGACCGGCAAGGTCACCGCCACCGTGTCCACCGTCGATGGCCATGTCAGCTTCGCCGATGCCAATGGCAAGCCGGTGCTGTCGGAAGTGGCCGGCGGGCGCAGCTTTGCGCCGCTGAAGGTGGAAGGCAAGCAGTACCTGAGCGTGCGTCAGCGCTTCCAGTCGCCCGATGACGAAGCCCTGTACGGCTTCGGCCAGCACCAGCAGGGCTGGATGAACCAGAAGGGCCGCAACGTCGAGCTGCAGCAGAACAACATCGACATGGCGGTGCCCTACCTGGTGTCCAGCCGCAACTACGGCCTGCTATGGGACAACAACTCCATCAGCCGCCTGGGCGACCCGCGTGGCCTGCAGCCGCTGCCCAAGACGCTGAAGTTGTACGACGCCAAGGGCAAGGCCGGTGCGCTGACCGCGCGTTATGCGATCAACGGCAAGCAGATCGTCGAGCGTCGCGAGAGCGAGGTGAACTACCAGTACCTGAGCGACCTGACCAAGTATCCGAAGAAGGCGATCACCAAGGACAAGGACAGCCGCATGCAGGTCACCTGGGAGGGCGAGATCGAAGCGCTCACCGGTGGCGAGCACACCTTCTCGCTGTACTCGAGCGAGTACGCCAAGCTGTACGTGGACGGCAAGCTGATCATCGATCGCTGGCGCCAGAACTGGAACCCGTGGAATCACGAGTTCAAGCTTGAGCTGGAGCCGGGCACGCGCCACACCGTCAAGGTCGAGTGGGACCTGATCGACCCCAGCTACATCGCGCTGCTGCACCGCGACCCGCTGCCTGCCGCTGAAGCCAAGGACCTGTCGCTGTGGTCCGAAGCCGGCCAGATGATCGACTACTACTTCGTCTCGGCCGATTCCTACGACCAGGCGGTGGCCGGCTATCGCGAACTCACTGGCAAGTCGGTGATGCTGCCCAAGTGGGCGTATGGCTTCTGGCAGAGCCGCGAGCGTTACAAGAGCCAGGACGAGTTGGTCGGCGCGGTGGCCGAATACCGCAAGCGCAAGCTGTCGCTGGACAACATCGTGCTCGACTGGTCGTACTGGCCCGAGAACGCCTGGGGCTCGCACGATTTCGACCCGCAGCACTTCCCCGATCCGGACGGCATGGTCAAGGCCGTGCACGACATGCATGCGCAGATCATGATTTCGATCTGGCCCAAGTTCTATCCCACCACCGCCAACTACAAGGAACTTGATGCCGCCGGTTTCATGTACAAGCGCAACGTGGAAGTGGGTGAGCTGGACTGGATCGGCAAGGGCTACAAGAACTCGTTCTACGATCCGTATTCGGAAAAGGCGCAGGCAATCTACTGGCGCCAGGTCAACGAGAAGCTCAACAGCAAGGGCTTCGATGCCTGGTGGATGGACGCCGACGAACCGGACGTGCATTCCAACCTGGACATCGGCGAGCGCAAGGCGCGCACCACGCCCAACGCGCTGGGCTCGTCCACCGAATACTTCAACTCCTATCCGCTGCCGCACACCCATGGCGTGTACGTGGGCGACCGTGCGGCCGACGACAAGCGCGTGTTCATCCTCTCGCGCAAGGGCTATGCAGGCACCCAGCGCAATGCGGTGGCGGTGTGGAGCGGTGACATCGTCTCGCGCTGGGACGATATGCGCGACCAGATCTCCGGTGGCGTCAACATGGCGCTGTCGGGCCTGCCCAACTGGACCTTCGACATCGGCGGCTTTGCGGTCGAGAAGCGCTACGAGAACCAGGACCCGGCGCATCTGCCGGAATGGCGCGAACTCAACACGCGCTGGTTCCAGTTCGGCGCCTTCGTGCCGATCTTCCGCTCGCACGGCCAGTTCCCGTACCGCGAAATCTGGAACATCGCTCCGGAAGGCACGCCGTTCTACGAGAGCATGGCGTACTACAACCGCCTGCGTTACGCATTGCTGCCGTACATCTACAGCCTGGCCGGCGATACCTACCAGCGCGATGGCGTGATCATGCGCGGCATGATGATGGACTTCCCGAACGACCCCAAGGTTCGCGACATCAACGACCAGTACCTGTTCGGGCCGGCGTTCCTGGTCGCACCGGTGACCCGCTTCGGTGCCACCTCGCGTCAGGTCTATCTGCCGGCCGGCAGCAGCTGGCTGGATTTCGCCACCGGCAAGCGCTACGAAGGTGGCCAGAGCATCGAAGCGGCCGCGCCGATCGAGCGCATGCCGTTGTTCGTGCGTGCAGGCTCCATCGTGCCCACCGGCCCGGTGCAGGAATACGTGGACCAGAAGCCGGATGCGCCGCTGACGGTGGTGGTCTACACCGGTGCCGACGGCGAGTTCTCGCTGTACGAGGACGACGGCAAGGGCTATGGCTACGAAAAGGGCGAGTTCAGCCGCATTCCGTTGGTCTGGAACCAGGCCAAGGGCGAGCTGAGCATCGGCAAGCGCGAGGGCAGCTGGACCGGCATGCAGGCCAAGCGCACCATCAATGTGCGCTTCGTCGATGGCCCGCGCGACGACGCCGGTGCGCTCGAGCCCAAGACCGACACCAGCATCCAGTACGACGGAAAGGCGGTCAGCGTGTTGCAGCGCAAGATTGCGTCCGGCAAAGCGCGTCGTCGATGA
- the xylB gene encoding xylulokinase, which produces MSLYVGLDVGTQSVKLVAYDAQERAVVATIAAPMELISRDDGTREQHAQWWIDGIVHCFAQLDGEQRARVRGISVSGQQHGFVPVAADGSVTAPVKLWCDTSTALECDEIMDAVGGAAGSVAAAGNPIMAGYTASKLPWTRKHRPEAYAAMTTVMLPHDYINFWLTGERFAEVGDASGTGWLDVRTRQWSERMLSAVDAQRDLRTALPPLVETGAVYALSDAAADALNLPAGVRVTTGGGDNMMAAIGTGNVVPGRLTMSLGTSGTLFAYADHPVVDDDARWAAFCSSSGGWLPLICTMNCTVATEAVMRMFSITREQTDALIASTTPGADGLVLLPFFNGERTPNLPDARGCLFGMDLHNTTAAHFYRAAMEGATYSLRNGFDAFVAAGLQFDTILLTGGGSKSAQWRQMVADIFNLQVVVPSQPEGAAFGAALQALWACDRDDGGDAALSEVVLEHLQIDEELSAHPDPQRVAQYQQHYQAFLKHLHVVSPLYAD; this is translated from the coding sequence ATGAGCTTGTACGTAGGACTGGACGTGGGCACGCAGAGCGTCAAGCTGGTGGCCTACGACGCGCAGGAGCGCGCGGTGGTCGCCACCATCGCCGCGCCGATGGAGCTGATCAGCCGCGACGATGGCACCCGCGAGCAACATGCGCAGTGGTGGATCGACGGCATCGTGCACTGCTTCGCGCAGCTCGACGGTGAGCAGCGTGCGCGCGTGCGCGGCATCTCGGTGTCGGGCCAGCAGCACGGCTTCGTACCGGTGGCTGCCGATGGCAGCGTCACCGCACCGGTCAAGCTATGGTGCGACACCAGCACCGCACTGGAATGCGACGAAATCATGGACGCGGTGGGCGGCGCGGCAGGCAGCGTGGCCGCCGCCGGCAACCCGATCATGGCCGGCTACACCGCCTCCAAGTTGCCGTGGACGCGCAAGCACCGGCCCGAGGCGTATGCGGCGATGACCACGGTGATGCTGCCGCACGACTACATCAACTTCTGGCTCACCGGCGAGCGCTTCGCCGAGGTGGGCGATGCCTCGGGCACTGGCTGGCTGGATGTACGCACGCGGCAATGGTCAGAGCGCATGTTGAGCGCAGTGGATGCGCAGCGCGATCTGCGCACTGCATTGCCGCCGCTGGTGGAGACCGGCGCGGTCTACGCCCTGTCCGATGCCGCTGCAGATGCGCTGAATCTGCCGGCCGGCGTGCGTGTCACCACCGGCGGCGGCGACAACATGATGGCCGCCATCGGCACCGGAAACGTGGTGCCTGGGCGCCTGACCATGAGCCTGGGCACCTCGGGCACCTTGTTCGCCTACGCCGATCACCCGGTGGTGGACGACGACGCACGCTGGGCCGCATTTTGCTCGTCCAGCGGCGGCTGGCTGCCGCTGATCTGCACCATGAACTGCACCGTCGCCACCGAGGCGGTGATGCGCATGTTCTCGATCACCCGCGAACAGACCGACGCCTTGATCGCCAGCACCACGCCGGGCGCAGATGGCCTGGTGCTGCTGCCGTTCTTCAACGGCGAGCGCACGCCCAATTTGCCGGACGCACGCGGCTGCCTGTTCGGCATGGACCTGCACAACACCACCGCCGCGCATTTCTATCGCGCCGCGATGGAAGGGGCGACCTACAGCCTGCGCAACGGCTTCGATGCCTTCGTCGCTGCCGGCCTGCAGTTCGATACCATCCTGCTCACCGGCGGCGGCAGCAAGAGCGCGCAGTGGCGGCAGATGGTGGCCGATATCTTCAACCTGCAGGTCGTGGTGCCGAGCCAGCCGGAAGGCGCTGCCTTCGGTGCCGCGCTGCAGGCCTTGTGGGCCTGCGATCGCGACGATGGTGGCGATGCCGCGTTGTCGGAGGTGGTGCTGGAGCATCTGCAGATCGATGAAGAGCTGTCGGCGCATCCCGATCCGCAGCGCGTGGCCCAATATCAGCAGCACTACCAAGCCTTCCTCAAGCACCTGCATGTCGTCAGCCCGCTCTACGCTGACTGA
- the xylA gene encoding xylose isomerase — MSNTVYIGAKEYFPGIGKIGFEGRDSDNPLAFKVYDANKQVGDKTMAEHLRFAVAYWHSFCGNGADPFGPGTRAYPWDVGNTALNRAEAKADAAFEFFTKLGVPYYCFHDVDLSPDADDIGEYEKNLKHMVGIAKQRQADTGIKLLWGTANLFSHPRYMNGASTNPDFNVVARAAVQVKAAIDATVELGGENYVFWGGREGYACLHNTQMKREQDNMARFLTLARDYGRAIGFTGNFLIEPKPMEPMKHQYDFDSATVIGFLRQHGLDQDFKLNIEANHATLSGHSFEHDLQVAADAGLLGSIDANRGNPQNGWDTDQFPTDLYDTVGAMLVVLRQGGLAPGGLNFDAKVRRESSDPQDLFLAHIGGMDAFARGLEVANALLTSSPLEQWRAERYASFDSGAGADFANGSSTLADLASYAAGNAPKQVSGRQEAYENLINQYLTR, encoded by the coding sequence ATGAGCAACACCGTTTACATCGGCGCGAAGGAATACTTCCCCGGCATCGGCAAGATCGGCTTCGAAGGCCGCGATTCCGACAACCCGCTCGCGTTCAAGGTCTACGACGCCAACAAGCAGGTCGGCGACAAGACCATGGCCGAGCACCTGCGCTTTGCCGTGGCCTACTGGCACAGCTTCTGCGGCAACGGCGCCGATCCGTTCGGCCCGGGCACGCGCGCGTATCCGTGGGATGTGGGCAACACCGCGTTGAATCGTGCCGAAGCCAAGGCCGATGCCGCATTCGAATTCTTCACCAAGCTCGGCGTGCCGTACTACTGCTTCCACGACGTGGACCTGTCGCCGGATGCCGACGACATCGGCGAGTACGAAAAGAATCTCAAGCACATGGTCGGCATCGCCAAGCAGCGTCAGGCCGACACCGGCATCAAGCTGCTGTGGGGCACCGCCAACCTGTTCTCGCACCCGCGCTACATGAACGGCGCATCCACCAACCCGGACTTCAACGTGGTGGCGCGTGCGGCCGTGCAGGTCAAGGCCGCGATCGATGCCACCGTGGAATTGGGCGGCGAGAACTACGTGTTCTGGGGCGGCCGCGAAGGCTACGCCTGCCTGCACAACACCCAGATGAAGCGCGAGCAGGACAACATGGCGCGCTTCTTGACCCTGGCACGCGACTACGGCCGCGCCATCGGCTTCACCGGCAATTTCCTGATCGAGCCCAAGCCGATGGAGCCGATGAAGCACCAGTACGACTTCGACAGCGCCACGGTGATCGGCTTCCTGCGCCAGCACGGTCTGGACCAGGACTTCAAGCTCAACATCGAAGCCAACCACGCCACGCTCTCGGGCCACAGCTTCGAGCACGACCTGCAGGTGGCAGCCGATGCCGGCCTACTGGGCAGCATCGACGCCAACCGCGGCAATCCGCAGAACGGCTGGGACACCGACCAGTTCCCGACCGACCTGTACGACACCGTCGGCGCGATGCTGGTGGTGCTGCGGCAGGGCGGGCTGGCACCGGGCGGCTTGAACTTCGATGCCAAGGTGCGCCGCGAGTCGTCCGACCCGCAGGATCTGTTCCTGGCGCATATCGGCGGCATGGACGCGTTCGCACGCGGCCTGGAAGTGGCCAACGCGCTGCTGACGTCGTCGCCGCTGGAGCAGTGGCGCGCCGAGCGTTACGCCAGCTTCGACAGCGGTGCCGGTGCTGATTTTGCCAACGGCAGCAGCACGCTGGCGGACCTGGCCAGCTACGCGGCCGGCAACGCGCCCAAGCAGGTCAGCGGGCGCCAGGAAGCGTATGAGAACTTGATCAACCAGTATCTGACGCGTTGA
- a CDS encoding sugar porter family MFS transporter: protein MSSVSIDGAPDAGENTRFIILISCVATIGGFLFGFDSGVINGTVDGLKQTFNSSAAETGFEVASMLLGCAIGAFFAGRLADRWGRRAVLIISAALFLLSAIGAGASHSSGFFIFARVMGGFAVGAASVISPAYIAEVASARYRGRLATMQQIAIISGLFCAFLSNYLLANAAGASTEPLWAGQAAWRWMFWMQAIPSLLFLLLLLVIPESPRYLVVKGRREQALVVLKRLYGNAAAQTKLGEISASMSADQHKPKFSDLISKTTGKVRPIVWIGVGLAVFQQLVGINVVFYYGAVLWQAVGFSEQDALLINVLSGGLSIGACLVTVMLVDKIGRKPLLWIGSAGMAVSLALVTYAFATASLDPNGKLAMSDAMGMLALVAANVYVVFFNASWGPVMWVMLGEMFPNQIRGSGLAIAGAAQWTSNFAITVSFPILLGSIGLAGAYGIYTVAAFISVFFVLKYVYETKGKELEQMEG, encoded by the coding sequence ATGTCCAGTGTCTCCATTGACGGCGCCCCCGATGCCGGCGAGAACACCCGTTTCATCATCCTGATCAGCTGTGTGGCCACGATTGGCGGCTTTCTGTTCGGCTTCGACAGTGGCGTGATCAACGGCACCGTCGACGGGCTCAAGCAGACCTTCAATTCCAGCGCCGCCGAGACCGGGTTCGAAGTCGCCTCGATGCTGCTGGGGTGCGCCATTGGCGCCTTCTTTGCCGGCCGCCTGGCCGACCGCTGGGGCCGCCGCGCGGTCCTGATCATTTCTGCGGCGCTGTTTCTGCTCTCGGCCATTGGCGCCGGTGCCTCGCACAGCTCCGGCTTCTTCATCTTCGCCCGCGTGATGGGCGGCTTTGCGGTGGGCGCGGCCAGCGTCATCTCGCCGGCCTACATCGCCGAGGTCGCCTCCGCGCGCTATCGCGGCCGGCTCGCCACGATGCAGCAGATCGCCATCATCAGCGGGCTGTTCTGCGCGTTTCTGAGCAACTACCTGCTGGCCAACGCCGCCGGTGCCTCCACCGAACCGTTATGGGCCGGGCAGGCCGCCTGGCGCTGGATGTTCTGGATGCAGGCGATTCCCTCCTTGCTGTTCCTGTTGCTGCTGCTGGTCATTCCGGAAAGCCCGCGCTACCTGGTGGTCAAGGGCCGCCGCGAGCAGGCGCTGGTGGTGTTGAAGCGCCTGTACGGCAACGCCGCCGCGCAGACCAAGCTGGGCGAAATCTCCGCCTCGATGTCGGCCGACCAGCACAAGCCCAAGTTCTCCGATCTGATCAGCAAGACCACCGGCAAGGTGCGCCCGATCGTCTGGATCGGCGTGGGCCTGGCGGTGTTCCAGCAGCTGGTCGGCATCAACGTGGTGTTCTACTACGGCGCCGTACTGTGGCAGGCGGTGGGCTTCTCCGAACAGGACGCGCTGCTGATCAACGTGCTCTCTGGCGGCCTGAGCATCGGCGCCTGCCTGGTCACAGTGATGCTGGTCGACAAGATCGGCCGCAAGCCACTGCTGTGGATCGGCTCGGCCGGCATGGCGGTGTCGCTGGCCCTGGTGACCTATGCCTTCGCCACCGCCTCGCTGGACCCCAACGGCAAGCTCGCCATGTCCGATGCCATGGGCATGCTGGCGCTGGTGGCCGCCAACGTCTACGTGGTGTTCTTCAACGCCTCATGGGGCCCGGTGATGTGGGTGATGCTGGGCGAGATGTTCCCCAACCAGATCCGCGGCTCGGGCCTGGCCATTGCCGGTGCCGCGCAATGGACGTCCAACTTCGCCATCACCGTCAGCTTCCCGATCCTGCTCGGCAGCATCGGCCTGGCCGGCGCCTACGGCATCTACACCGTCGCCGCCTTCATCTCGGTGTTCTTCGTGCTCAAGTACGTCTACGAGACCAAGGGCAAGGAGCTGGAGCAGATGGAGGGCTGA